One genomic segment of Primulina tabacum isolate GXHZ01 chromosome 9, ASM2559414v2, whole genome shotgun sequence includes these proteins:
- the LOC142556862 gene encoding uncharacterized protein LOC142556862, whose translation MERTARRLRKPRREEIKAMAKKRDNQNELRREVPIREHFRSVINAHYSGIARGTIAANNFELKPALINMVQQNQFGGAATADPHLHLRTFLEITDPVKINSVSDEIIRLRLFPFSLRDQARSWLQSLSLGNWVQIELFYNGLDGQTRGNVDAAVGGTIFSKTPDEAYELLEHMTINSYQWPSERSGSRKPAGVLGQSTSDVALVTAEQEPVVEEAQYINNNRGYGGYRGNPPPNTYHPGLRNHENFSYANNKNVLNPPLEFNTQKGEGKPSFEDLVGTFVAESGKKMARTESRLDSMETHMGNMEPVEENVEILVEKDDEKGVSVENDKVEEPKKVLKNQPLPKVNLSYPQRFKKKGLDDQFAKFLEIFKKIHINIPFADALEQIPNYAKFIKDVMSKKRKLQEFETVKLTEECSAILQRKLPQKLKDPGSFTIPCVIGGSRVNRSLCDLGASINLMPFSIYKTLELGEVKPSTITLQLADISLTYPRGIVEDVLVKVDKFIFPTDFVILDMEEDQETPLIFGRPFLEKP comes from the exons ATGGAAAGAACTGCCAGGAGATTAAGGAAACCAAGAAGAGAAGAAATAAAAGCAATGGCTAAAAAACGAGATAATCAGAATGAGCTCCGGAGAGAGGTGCCAATCCGAGAACATTTTCGCTCAGTCATCAACGCTCATTATTCTGGAATAGCTCGCGGAACCATTGCTGCTAATAACTTCGAGCTAAAGCCCGCACTcatcaacatggttcaacagaaccagtttGGAGGAGCAGCCACTGCAGATCCCCATCTTCACCTCAGAACTTTTCTGGAGATTACGGACCCAGTAAAAATTAACAGTGTTTCTGACGAAATTATTCGATTGCGCCTGTTTCCATTTTCTCTCAGGGATCAAGCTAGGAGTTGGCTCCAATCTCTATCTCTGGGAA ATTGGGTGCAGATTGAGTTATTTTACAATGGTTTAGATGGGCAAACTAGAGGGAATGTGGATGCAGCCGTCGGAGGTACTATTTTCTCCAAAACACCTGATGAGGCGTATGAATTGCTTGAACatatgaccattaacagttatcagtggccaaGTGAAAGATCTGGATCAAGGAAACCTGCTGGAGT GCTAGGCCAATCTACGTCTGATGTAGCACTGGTGACTGCCGAACAAGAGCCTGTTGTGGAGGAAGCTCAGTACATCAACAACAATCGTGgctatggaggatatcgaggtaaccctccccctaatacttatcatccaggtTTGAGGAATCACGAGAATTTCTCTTATGCGAACAACAAGaacgtgttgaatcctccatTGGAGTTCAATACACAGAAAGGGGAAGGCAAGCCGTCTtttgaggatctagttgggacgTTTGTGGCTGAGTCTGGGAAAAAAATGGCGAGAACTGAGTCTCGTCTTGATAGCATGGAAACACACATGGGAAACATGG AGCCTGTTGAAGAGAATGTAGAGATCCTTGTGGAGAAAGATGATGAAAAGGGTGTAAGTGTTGAAAATGACAAAGTAGAGGAACCTAAGAAAGTACTTAAAAATCAGCCCTTACCAAAGGTGAATCTTTCATATCCACAGAGGTTCAAGAAGAAAGGGTTAGATGATCAGTTTGCGAAGTTCctagaaatcttcaagaaaatACACATTAACATCCCATTTGCCGATGCATTGGAGCAAATTCCCAATTATGCTAAGTTCATCAAGGATGTGATGTCCAAGAAGAGgaaacttcaagaatttgagacCGTGAAACTAACCGAAGAATGCAGTGCCATACTCCAAAGGAAGCTACCACAAAAActcaaagatccagggagttttactattccttgtgtTATTGGTGGTTCTAGAGTAAATAGATCTTTATGTGATTTAGGTGCCAGTATTAATTTAATGCCATTTTCTATTTACAAGACATTGGAGCTTGGCGAGGTGAAGCCTAGCACTATTACTTTGCAGCTAGCGGACATATCACTTACATATCCACGAGGGATAGTAGAGGATGTCCTTGTAAAGGTagacaaattcatatttcctACTGATTTTGTCATTTTAGATATGGAGGAAGATCAGGAGACGCCACTTATCTTTGGAAGGCCATTCTTGGAAAAGCCTTGA